A window of the Streptomyces finlayi genome harbors these coding sequences:
- a CDS encoding nitrate- and nitrite sensing domain-containing protein, whose protein sequence is MRRSNEGSPAQPERGNFTPPPRAGASSADMSAPEPAGGSTSRLSPRNWRVPTRLNAILLIPALVGLVMGGFQVKGSIDTWNEAQDAEKTARIVRAASEYGQALLNERDLTAQPLLSNKRTADVVEEARSTTDEAKTKFDTAVQDMPSEGRLERRLKLFRVEEPQLPELRKAAYAEALDPVKTEEGYTKVQHSLMEFSNDLGLGTGNITSYGRTVYAIELSKAALSLQRSIGMHLLVRPSQERGTFQAQVKAFSSYNYLEQIALAEFVSGGTEADATRLKTVMTGKAAEGAKQLKAAAEQAQAAGKPFVPPPSINGSVFDGMAQQIGQGRTPAELRAKGITPETWMAGATAKFDGYSTVGDELVDKAVTEAAEISSDAKTDAIVNGLIVVIALLAAFVVAGLMARQMSRAMRQLRTAAFSIAEQRLPMLVDQLSRTDPGRVDTRVQPIPINTQDEIGEVARAFDQVHREAVRLAAEQAMLRGNVNAIFTNLSRRNQSLIEGQLTLITDLENNEADPDQLESLFKLDHLATRMRRNGENLLVLAGEEPGRRWNQPVPLVDVLRAASSEVESYERIELTGVPESEIHGQAVTDLVHLLAELLENATTFSSPQTKVRVTATRLPDGRVMVEIHDKGIGLTAEDFADINHKLANPPTVDAAVSQRMGLFVVGRLADRHGVRVQLRPSGEQAGTTSLVMLPDAITHGGGGEAVAQDDFTVSSIIPEQQQPAFDPMPQQTTMRTAAELGFDDSRYETPDGDAQLDPVGRSLLREERRAALEAQAGGEQAALQSRPQQYGQEQYAQEPQPAQQEYQQPSYEAAPYQPYGTGYPQQDQQGGYPESAYGAPEAQQAQYGEQFNTAAAQSPQDDWPAQDGYQGAYEPAPQAEAESFPSAPAAAQESVGFDRSGPVPNTAQELTEAGLPRRGGAQHWQPTGRGNESAESVPVPVPVPAPVPARDTQQPPSAPATGEGPDDWRSTNDERWERAEKLRDPKAGGITPSGLPRRVPKANLVEGTAEQTQQGGPQVSRAPEDVRGRLSNLRRGVQRGRDAGSDTSNTYNQER, encoded by the coding sequence GTGAGGCGAAGCAACGAGGGCTCCCCGGCGCAGCCGGAACGGGGCAACTTCACCCCGCCGCCCCGCGCCGGGGCGTCGTCCGCGGACATGTCCGCGCCCGAACCGGCCGGTGGCTCCACCAGCCGGCTGTCCCCGCGCAACTGGCGTGTGCCCACGCGGCTGAACGCGATCCTCCTGATCCCCGCGCTGGTCGGCCTGGTCATGGGCGGCTTCCAGGTGAAGGGATCGATCGACACCTGGAACGAGGCCCAGGACGCCGAGAAGACCGCGCGGATCGTGCGCGCGGCTTCGGAGTACGGGCAGGCGCTGCTCAACGAGCGTGACCTCACCGCTCAGCCACTCCTGTCGAACAAGCGCACCGCCGACGTCGTCGAGGAGGCCCGTTCCACCACGGACGAGGCCAAGACGAAGTTCGACACCGCCGTACAGGACATGCCGTCGGAAGGCCGCCTGGAGCGCCGCCTCAAGCTGTTCAGGGTGGAGGAGCCCCAGCTTCCCGAGCTGCGTAAGGCCGCCTACGCCGAGGCGCTGGACCCGGTGAAGACCGAAGAGGGCTACACCAAGGTCCAGCACTCCCTGATGGAGTTCTCCAACGACCTCGGCCTCGGTACCGGCAACATCACCAGTTACGGCCGTACGGTCTACGCGATCGAACTCTCCAAGGCCGCGCTATCGCTTCAGCGCTCCATCGGCATGCACCTGCTGGTCCGTCCCAGCCAGGAGCGCGGCACGTTCCAGGCGCAGGTCAAGGCCTTCAGCTCGTACAACTACCTGGAGCAGATCGCCCTCGCCGAGTTCGTCTCCGGTGGTACGGAGGCCGACGCGACCCGCCTCAAGACCGTCATGACCGGCAAGGCCGCCGAGGGTGCCAAGCAGCTGAAGGCGGCCGCCGAGCAGGCCCAGGCCGCCGGCAAGCCGTTCGTGCCGCCGCCCAGCATCAACGGTTCGGTCTTCGACGGCATGGCCCAGCAGATCGGCCAGGGCCGGACGCCGGCCGAACTCCGGGCCAAGGGGATCACCCCCGAGACCTGGATGGCCGGCGCAACCGCCAAGTTCGACGGTTACTCCACGGTCGGCGACGAGCTCGTCGACAAGGCCGTGACCGAGGCCGCGGAGATCTCGTCCGACGCCAAGACGGACGCCATCGTCAACGGCCTGATCGTGGTCATCGCGCTGCTCGCGGCGTTCGTCGTCGCCGGCCTCATGGCCCGGCAGATGAGCCGCGCGATGCGCCAGCTGCGTACCGCCGCCTTCAGTATCGCCGAACAGCGGCTGCCGATGCTGGTCGACCAGCTGTCGCGGACCGACCCGGGCCGGGTCGACACGCGCGTCCAGCCCATCCCGATCAACACGCAGGACGAGATCGGCGAGGTCGCCCGCGCCTTCGACCAGGTGCACCGCGAGGCCGTCCGGCTCGCCGCCGAGCAGGCCATGCTCCGGGGCAACGTCAACGCGATCTTCACCAACCTCTCGCGCCGCAACCAGTCGCTCATCGAGGGCCAGCTGACCCTCATCACCGACCTGGAGAACAACGAGGCGGACCCGGACCAGCTGGAGAGCCTGTTCAAGCTGGACCACCTGGCCACCCGTATGCGCCGTAACGGCGAGAACCTCCTCGTCCTCGCGGGCGAGGAGCCGGGCCGCCGCTGGAACCAGCCGGTGCCGCTGGTCGACGTCCTGCGGGCCGCCTCCTCCGAGGTGGAGTCGTACGAGCGCATCGAGCTCACCGGCGTACCGGAGAGCGAGATCCACGGGCAGGCCGTGACCGACCTCGTCCACCTGCTGGCCGAGCTGCTGGAGAACGCCACCACGTTCTCCTCCCCGCAGACCAAGGTCCGGGTCACCGCGACCCGGCTGCCCGACGGCCGTGTGATGGTCGAGATCCACGACAAGGGCATCGGCCTCACGGCCGAGGACTTCGCGGACATCAACCACAAGCTGGCCAACCCGCCGACCGTGGACGCCGCGGTGTCCCAGCGCATGGGCCTCTTCGTGGTCGGCCGCCTCGCCGACCGGCACGGCGTCCGTGTCCAGCTGCGCCCCTCGGGGGAGCAGGCCGGTACCACCTCGCTGGTCATGCTGCCGGACGCGATCACCCACGGTGGCGGTGGAGAAGCCGTCGCGCAGGACGACTTCACCGTCTCCTCGATCATTCCGGAGCAGCAGCAGCCTGCGTTCGACCCGATGCCGCAGCAGACCACGATGCGTACGGCGGCGGAGCTCGGCTTCGACGACTCCCGGTACGAGACACCCGACGGGGACGCCCAGCTCGACCCGGTCGGCCGTTCGCTCCTGCGTGAGGAGCGACGGGCCGCGCTGGAGGCCCAGGCCGGCGGCGAGCAGGCGGCGCTCCAGAGCCGGCCGCAGCAGTACGGGCAGGAGCAGTACGCCCAGGAGCCGCAGCCCGCACAGCAGGAGTACCAGCAGCCTTCGTACGAGGCCGCCCCGTACCAGCCGTATGGCACCGGCTACCCGCAGCAGGATCAGCAGGGCGGTTATCCGGAATCGGCCTATGGCGCTCCGGAAGCCCAGCAGGCCCAGTACGGCGAGCAGTTCAACACCGCCGCGGCCCAGTCCCCCCAGGATGACTGGCCGGCTCAGGACGGCTACCAGGGAGCGTACGAGCCTGCACCACAGGCTGAAGCGGAATCTTTTCCGAGCGCTCCCGCAGCGGCTCAGGAGAGCGTAGGATTCGACCGTTCGGGCCCCGTCCCGAACACCGCGCAGGAGCTGACCGAAGCCGGTCTGCCGCGACGGGGTGGCGCGCAGCACTGGCAGCCCACCGGCCGCGGAAACGAATCTGCGGAATCGGTTCCGGTTCCGGTTCCGGTTCCGGCGCCGGTTCCGGCGCGGGACACGCAGCAGCCGCCTTCCGCCCCGGCGACCGGCGAAGGCCCCGACGACTGGCGCTCCACGAACGACGAACGCTGGGAGCGGGCCGAGAAGCTCCGCGACCCGAAGGCGGGCGGGATCACCCCGTCCGGTCTCCCCCGTCGCGTCCCCAAGGCCAATCTGGTCGAGGGCACGGCGGAGCAGACGCAGCAGGGCGGCCCCCAGGTCTCCCGCGCACCCGAGGACGTCCGTGGCAGGCTGAGCAATCTGCGGCGCGGGGTCCAGCGGGGCCGCGACGCGGGGTCGGACACAAGTAACACCTACAACCAGGAGCGTTAG
- a CDS encoding roadblock/LC7 domain-containing protein, with the protein MSQAAQNLNWLITNFVDNTPGVSHTVVVSADGLLLAMSEGFPRDRADQLAAVASGLTSLTAGASRIFEGGAVNQTVVEMERGFLFIMSISDGSSLAVLSHPDADIGLVGYEMALLVDRTGSVLTPDLRAELQGSLLN; encoded by the coding sequence ATGAGCCAGGCGGCGCAGAATCTGAACTGGTTGATCACCAACTTCGTGGACAACACCCCCGGGGTGTCGCACACGGTGGTGGTCTCCGCTGACGGCCTGCTGCTGGCGATGTCCGAAGGCTTCCCGCGCGACCGCGCCGACCAGCTGGCGGCCGTCGCCTCCGGTCTGACGTCGCTGACCGCGGGCGCCTCCCGGATCTTCGAGGGCGGCGCCGTGAATCAGACCGTTGTGGAGATGGAGCGAGGATTCCTCTTCATCATGTCCATCTCCGACGGATCATCTCTTGCCGTCCTTTCGCATCCGGACGCCGATATCGGCCTGGTTGGGTATGAAATGGCGCTTCTGGTCGATCGCACCGGCAGCGTTCTGACCCCGGACCTCCGCGCGGAGCTCCAGGGAAGTCTTCTTAACTAA
- a CDS encoding DUF742 domain-containing protein: MAAPTGGHPYEGGQRVPGEHDDNRFNFPSAPGRQGAQQPYQPQQPYQQPQSTQGSDWPQQGSDWPQQGSWPQQPQQPYGSPQAPRIQPVQPRRAAAPAPAAHNPLVRPYAMTGGRTRPRYQLAIEALVSTTADPSRLQGQLPEHQRICQLCVEIKSVAEVSALLSIPLGVARILVADLAEAGLVAIHQPGGDEAAGGQPDVTLLERVLSGLRKL, from the coding sequence GTGGCAGCACCCACAGGCGGACACCCATATGAGGGTGGTCAGCGGGTTCCCGGTGAGCACGACGACAACCGTTTCAACTTCCCCTCCGCCCCCGGCAGACAGGGTGCGCAACAGCCTTATCAGCCGCAGCAGCCCTACCAGCAGCCGCAGAGCACGCAGGGGTCCGACTGGCCCCAGCAAGGCTCGGACTGGCCGCAACAGGGTTCGTGGCCGCAGCAGCCCCAGCAGCCGTACGGATCGCCCCAGGCGCCCCGTATCCAGCCGGTGCAGCCACGGCGGGCCGCGGCGCCCGCACCCGCGGCGCACAACCCGCTGGTCCGTCCGTACGCCATGACAGGCGGCCGGACCCGGCCGCGGTACCAGCTCGCCATCGAAGCGCTGGTGAGCACCACGGCCGATCCGTCGCGGCTCCAGGGGCAGTTGCCCGAGCATCAGCGGATCTGCCAGCTCTGCGTGGAGATCAAGTCGGTGGCCGAGGTCTCGGCCCTCCTCTCGATCCCGCTCGGCGTTGCCCGGATCCTCGTCGCCGACCTGGCAGAGGCCGGGCTCGTCGCTATCCATCAGCCCGGCGGCGACGAGGCCGCCGGCGGCCAACCAGACGTGACACTGCTCGAAAGGGTGCTCAGTGGACTTCGCAAGCTCTAG
- a CDS encoding GTP-binding protein gives MDFASSSGGAARSTTSAKIVVAGGFGVGKTTFVGAVSEINPLRTEAVMTSASAGIDDLTHTGDKTTTTVAMDFGRITLDQDLILYLFGTPGQDRFWFMWDDLVRGAIGAVVLVDTRRLADCFPAVDYFENSGLPFVIALNGFDGHQPYTPDEVREALQIGPDTPILITDARHRGDAKSALITLVEHALMARLR, from the coding sequence GTGGACTTCGCAAGCTCTAGCGGCGGAGCGGCCCGCTCAACTACCTCGGCGAAGATCGTGGTAGCAGGGGGCTTCGGCGTGGGTAAGACCACGTTTGTCGGTGCCGTTTCGGAGATCAATCCGCTGCGCACCGAAGCCGTGATGACGTCCGCTTCCGCGGGCATCGACGACCTCACACACACCGGGGACAAGACCACCACCACGGTGGCCATGGACTTCGGACGCATCACCCTGGACCAGGACCTGATCCTGTACCTCTTCGGCACCCCCGGACAGGACCGCTTCTGGTTCATGTGGGACGACCTCGTACGCGGCGCCATCGGCGCCGTCGTCCTCGTCGACACCCGCCGCCTCGCCGACTGCTTCCCCGCGGTCGACTACTTCGAAAACAGCGGCCTCCCCTTCGTCATCGCCCTCAACGGCTTCGACGGACACCAGCCCTACACCCCCGACGAAGTACGCGAAGCACTCCAGATCGGCCCGGACACCCCGATCCTGATCACGGACGCCCGCCACCGCGGGGACGCCAAGAGCGCGCTCATCACGCTGGTTGAGCACGCCCTCATGGCTCGCCTGCGCTGA
- a CDS encoding acyl-CoA carboxylase subunit epsilon, whose protein sequence is MSITPAESVLRVEKGLADPEELAAITAVLLARAAAQPAAPAHRGRNTAGWRRLERTPGFRAPHSWQG, encoded by the coding sequence ATGAGCATCACCCCCGCCGAGTCCGTGCTGCGCGTCGAGAAGGGTCTCGCCGACCCCGAGGAGCTGGCGGCCATCACCGCCGTCCTGCTCGCCCGTGCGGCCGCCCAGCCCGCCGCACCCGCCCACCGAGGCCGCAACACCGCCGGATGGCGCCGTCTGGAGCGCACGCCCGGCTTCCGCGCCCCGCACAGCTGGCAGGGCTGA
- a CDS encoding acyl-CoA carboxylase subunit beta: protein MTVVDETLSEPGDTRGRVAELLALREQARRGPSERATEAQHAKGKLTARERIALLLDEGSFKEVEQLRRHRATGFGLEEKKPYTDGVITGWGTVEGRTVFVYAHDFRIFGGALGEAHATKIHKIMDMAISAGAPLVSLNDGAGARIQEGVSALAGYGGIFQRNTRASGVIPQISVMLGPCAGGAAYSPALTDFVFMVRETSQMFITGPDVVKAVTGEEITQNGLGGADVHAETSGVAHFAYDDEETCIAEVRYLIGMLPSNNRENPPTVTSDDPADRRGDTLLDLVPADGNRPYDMHKVIEELVDDGDYLEIHERWARNIICALARLDGRVVGIVANQPLAMAGVLDIEASEKAARFVQMCDAFNIPIVTLLDVPGFLPGVDQEHGGIIRHGAKLLYAYCNATVPRISLILRKAYGGAYIVMDSQSIGADLTYAWPTNEIAVMGAEGAANVIFRRQIAEAEDSEAMRARMVKEYKAELMHPYYAAERGLVDDVIDPAETREILIASLAMLRNKHADLPSRKHGNPPQ from the coding sequence ATGACCGTTGTGGACGAGACCCTGAGCGAGCCGGGCGACACGCGTGGCCGGGTGGCCGAACTGCTGGCGCTGCGAGAGCAGGCCCGGCGGGGACCGAGTGAGCGCGCGACCGAGGCACAGCACGCCAAGGGCAAGCTGACCGCCCGCGAGCGCATCGCACTGCTGCTCGACGAGGGATCGTTCAAGGAGGTCGAGCAGCTGCGCCGGCACCGGGCGACCGGGTTCGGCCTGGAGGAGAAGAAGCCGTACACCGACGGCGTCATCACCGGCTGGGGCACCGTCGAGGGCCGCACGGTCTTCGTCTACGCCCACGACTTCCGGATCTTCGGCGGGGCGCTGGGCGAGGCCCACGCCACGAAGATCCACAAGATCATGGACATGGCCATCTCGGCCGGCGCCCCGCTGGTGTCCCTGAACGACGGCGCCGGCGCCCGTATCCAGGAGGGCGTCTCCGCGCTCGCCGGATACGGCGGGATCTTCCAGCGCAACACCCGGGCGTCCGGTGTCATCCCGCAGATCAGCGTGATGCTCGGCCCCTGCGCGGGCGGCGCGGCCTACAGCCCCGCCCTCACCGACTTCGTCTTCATGGTCCGCGAGACCTCGCAGATGTTCATCACCGGACCGGACGTCGTCAAGGCGGTCACCGGTGAGGAGATCACCCAGAACGGCCTCGGTGGCGCGGACGTGCACGCCGAGACCTCGGGCGTCGCGCACTTCGCGTACGACGACGAGGAGACCTGCATCGCCGAGGTCCGCTACCTGATCGGGATGCTGCCCTCCAACAACCGCGAGAACCCGCCCACGGTGACGAGCGACGACCCCGCCGACCGGCGCGGCGACACCCTGCTCGACCTGGTCCCGGCCGACGGCAACCGTCCCTACGACATGCACAAGGTCATCGAGGAGCTCGTCGACGACGGCGACTACCTGGAGATCCACGAGCGCTGGGCCCGCAACATCATCTGCGCGCTGGCCCGCCTCGACGGCCGGGTCGTCGGCATCGTCGCCAACCAGCCGCTCGCCATGGCGGGCGTCCTGGACATCGAGGCGTCCGAGAAGGCCGCTCGTTTCGTCCAGATGTGCGATGCGTTCAACATCCCGATCGTCACCCTGTTGGACGTCCCCGGCTTCCTTCCGGGCGTCGACCAGGAGCACGGTGGGATCATCCGGCACGGCGCGAAGCTGCTCTACGCGTACTGCAACGCCACCGTGCCGAGGATCAGCCTGATCCTGCGCAAGGCATACGGAGGCGCGTACATCGTCATGGACTCGCAGTCCATCGGAGCCGACCTCACGTACGCCTGGCCCACCAACGAGATCGCGGTGATGGGCGCCGAGGGCGCGGCCAACGTCATCTTCCGCCGCCAGATCGCCGAGGCCGAGGACTCCGAAGCCATGCGGGCCCGCATGGTCAAGGAGTACAAGGCCGAACTCATGCACCCGTACTACGCCGCCGAGCGCGGCCTGGTCGATGACGTCATCGACCCCGCCGAGACGCGAGAAATCCTCATCGCCTCGCTCGCGATGCTCCGCAACAAGCACGCCGACCTGCCGTCCCGTAAGCACGGCAACCCGCCGCAGTAG
- a CDS encoding endo-alpha-N-acetylgalactosaminidase family protein, with amino-acid sequence MSRRLTSAGAVAAASAAVLALVGTSLPAVAAAPLPAAAAAAAASGTAVIGSAQLSVAVADDFPRVLSYTDKAGGEQLSGSTRPVTEVTLNGTARTVRLKGAPEVTASAARYTLTFPDLPGIEIDASIEVSGRATTFKVTAVRDTETFRVGTIDIPGHDLVSVGSTDTGAATAFTRLDPDSTKTADVFAKVTPQTAADAAPVGATYAILHTGSLAAAVESNASTDSPGGLAKGDNSRFLHQARKAADGSVRVGVRSGQWTYRGAGAPEPESGADLPWAKVVVTPDANGDRTVDWQDGAIAFRSIGVIAPGGDETADRVITHIPFNFASQATHPFLRTLDDVKRVSLATDGLGQLAVLKGYGSEGHDSAHPDYGGNYNKRAGGLKDLNKLLKQGKDWGATFGVHVNATESYPEAKAFSESLADKNSPGWNWLNQSYYMDQRRDINSGDLAKRFQQLRDETDPNLSFLYIDVYYSHGWIADKTMRAVRKQGWTVGTEWADKFERSSLWSHWANDLDYGGATNKGLNSQIIRFIRNGEKDVWNKHPVLGQSVLEGFGGWTGEQDFNAFYGAVWQQNLPAKFLQQEKITRWDSGTNDITFTGGVRGTVEDGKRTFYDDGRKVLSGGDYLLPWDGGKKLYHYSEDGGTSSWAVPGDGAYTVYELTDNGRVKTGTVKPADGRVTLTATAGRPYVLYPDHAPGLRDAGWGQGGPVADPGFNDRDLSDWVKTGTVTRDTDGMGRNSARIDGAAGQTITGLTPGERYTASAWLEIEPGKERRTTLSVAGKQVAVERSTVMNRIAASDWHDTYMQRVKVNFTAPATGTATLRIDAGKGTATVRADDVRVVANAPATKAGTIVYEDFEDVDQAWGPFLKGSAGGSNDPRTHIAQKNAPYTQAGWNGKLVDDVLAGEESLKTHEGNEGLVYRTAPATVPMVEGHSYEIEFDYQTGHAGSFEWVTGYDRIAAGKPESVETRRTAVPQARTTAHFSQTVNAGCGDTWTGLRMRDDAHAKADFILDGFTVTDLGPSDEQSACATLALTPKATTFEPGQKNEVTATFTNFEQTAASDVRLSLDLPEGWTAAPAAPVTHDSVATGAKATAVWQVTPPVDAAYVPYTLKAKAGYTAGGTPRSLDASSSVRTLQPPPTGDVWASDIDWTSAENGWGPVERDMSNGGQAAKDGTPLTIGGVVHAKGIGSHAAAKIRYYLGGRCTGFTADVGVDDAQVSRGTVTFEVAADGRQVAATPVLRAADPARPLTADVTGAKYVDLIVTEAGDGNGNDHADWGSARFHCGS; translated from the coding sequence ATGTCGCGAAGACTCACTTCGGCGGGCGCTGTAGCCGCCGCCTCAGCAGCCGTCCTGGCGCTCGTGGGGACCAGCCTCCCCGCCGTAGCAGCCGCTCCACTTCCCGCCGCCGCCGCCGCGGCCGCGGCCTCCGGCACCGCCGTCATCGGATCGGCGCAGCTGTCGGTCGCCGTGGCCGACGACTTCCCGCGCGTCCTGTCGTACACCGACAAGGCCGGCGGCGAGCAGCTGTCCGGCAGTACCCGGCCGGTCACGGAGGTCACCCTCAACGGCACCGCGCGCACGGTGCGGCTCAAGGGGGCTCCCGAGGTCACCGCCTCGGCCGCCCGCTACACGCTCACCTTCCCCGACCTGCCCGGCATCGAGATCGACGCCTCCATCGAGGTCTCCGGGCGCGCCACCACCTTCAAGGTGACCGCCGTACGCGACACCGAGACCTTCCGCGTCGGGACCATCGACATACCCGGCCACGATCTCGTCTCCGTGGGTTCCACGGACACCGGCGCGGCGACCGCGTTCACCCGCCTCGACCCCGACTCCACGAAGACCGCCGACGTCTTCGCGAAGGTCACTCCGCAGACCGCCGCCGATGCGGCACCCGTGGGCGCCACCTACGCGATTCTCCACACCGGCTCCCTTGCCGCGGCCGTCGAGTCCAACGCCTCCACGGACAGTCCGGGCGGTCTCGCCAAGGGCGACAACTCGCGTTTCCTGCACCAGGCCCGCAAGGCCGCCGACGGCAGCGTCCGCGTCGGCGTCCGGTCCGGACAGTGGACCTACCGGGGCGCCGGCGCCCCGGAGCCCGAGAGCGGCGCGGACCTGCCGTGGGCGAAGGTCGTCGTCACACCCGACGCCAACGGTGACAGGACCGTGGACTGGCAGGACGGCGCCATAGCCTTCCGCTCCATCGGCGTCATCGCGCCGGGCGGCGACGAGACGGCGGACCGGGTCATCACCCACATCCCGTTCAACTTCGCCAGCCAGGCCACCCACCCCTTCCTGCGGACCCTCGACGACGTCAAGCGGGTCTCCCTGGCCACGGACGGCCTCGGTCAGCTGGCCGTCCTCAAGGGTTACGGCTCCGAGGGCCACGACTCCGCCCACCCCGACTACGGCGGCAACTACAACAAGCGCGCAGGCGGGCTCAAGGACCTCAACAAGCTGCTCAAGCAGGGCAAGGACTGGGGGGCGACCTTCGGCGTACACGTCAACGCCACCGAGTCGTACCCCGAGGCGAAGGCGTTCAGCGAGTCGCTCGCCGACAAGAACAGCCCGGGCTGGAACTGGCTCAACCAGAGCTACTACATGGACCAGCGCCGCGACATCAACAGCGGTGACCTCGCCAAGCGGTTCCAGCAGCTGCGGGACGAGACCGACCCGAACCTGTCGTTCCTGTACATCGACGTGTACTACTCGCACGGCTGGATCGCCGACAAGACCATGCGGGCCGTGCGGAAGCAGGGCTGGACCGTCGGCACCGAGTGGGCCGACAAGTTCGAGCGCTCCTCGCTGTGGTCGCACTGGGCCAACGACCTGGACTACGGCGGCGCCACCAACAAGGGCCTCAACTCGCAGATCATCCGCTTCATCCGCAACGGTGAGAAGGACGTCTGGAACAAGCACCCGGTCCTCGGCCAGTCCGTCCTCGAAGGCTTCGGGGGATGGACAGGCGAGCAGGACTTCAACGCCTTCTACGGCGCGGTCTGGCAGCAGAACCTGCCCGCGAAGTTCCTCCAGCAGGAGAAGATCACCCGCTGGGACTCCGGGACGAACGACATCACCTTCACCGGGGGTGTCCGCGGCACCGTCGAGGACGGGAAGCGGACGTTCTACGACGACGGGCGCAAGGTCCTCAGCGGCGGCGACTACCTCCTGCCGTGGGACGGCGGGAAGAAGCTCTACCACTACAGCGAGGACGGTGGTACGAGCAGCTGGGCGGTACCCGGCGACGGCGCGTACACCGTCTACGAGCTCACCGACAACGGGCGGGTGAAGACCGGCACGGTGAAGCCCGCCGACGGCCGCGTCACGCTCACCGCGACCGCCGGCCGGCCGTATGTCCTCTACCCCGACCACGCCCCCGGCCTGCGCGACGCCGGCTGGGGGCAGGGCGGCCCCGTCGCCGACCCCGGGTTCAACGACCGTGATCTGAGCGACTGGGTCAAGACCGGCACCGTCACCCGCGACACCGACGGGATGGGCCGCAACAGCGCCCGGATCGACGGCGCGGCCGGCCAGACGATCACCGGGCTGACGCCGGGAGAGCGCTACACCGCCTCCGCCTGGCTGGAGATCGAACCCGGCAAGGAACGGCGCACGACCCTGTCGGTCGCCGGCAAGCAGGTCGCCGTCGAACGGTCCACGGTCATGAACAGGATCGCGGCGAGCGACTGGCACGACACCTACATGCAGCGCGTCAAGGTCAACTTCACCGCCCCCGCCACCGGCACCGCGACCCTGCGGATCGACGCGGGCAAGGGAACGGCGACCGTACGGGCCGACGACGTACGCGTCGTCGCCAACGCGCCCGCCACCAAGGCGGGAACCATCGTGTACGAGGACTTCGAGGACGTCGACCAGGCGTGGGGGCCCTTCCTGAAGGGCTCCGCGGGAGGCTCCAACGACCCGCGCACGCACATCGCGCAGAAGAACGCCCCGTACACCCAGGCCGGCTGGAACGGCAAGCTCGTCGACGACGTCCTGGCGGGCGAGGAGTCGCTCAAGACCCACGAGGGCAACGAGGGACTCGTCTACCGGACCGCCCCGGCCACCGTGCCGATGGTGGAAGGGCACAGCTACGAGATCGAGTTCGACTACCAGACCGGCCACGCCGGCTCCTTCGAATGGGTCACCGGATACGACCGGATCGCCGCCGGGAAGCCCGAGTCCGTCGAGACCCGCCGCACCGCCGTCCCCCAGGCCCGCACCACCGCCCACTTCAGCCAGACCGTGAACGCGGGCTGCGGCGACACCTGGACCGGACTGCGGATGCGCGACGACGCGCACGCCAAGGCCGACTTCATCCTTGACGGGTTCACGGTCACCGACCTCGGCCCGTCCGACGAACAGTCGGCCTGCGCCACTCTCGCCCTCACCCCGAAGGCCACCACCTTCGAACCCGGGCAGAAGAACGAGGTCACCGCCACCTTCACCAACTTCGAGCAGACCGCCGCGAGCGACGTCCGGCTGTCACTCGACCTGCCCGAGGGCTGGACGGCCGCCCCCGCGGCACCGGTCACGCACGACAGTGTCGCCACGGGCGCCAAGGCGACCGCGGTCTGGCAGGTCACCCCTCCGGTGGACGCCGCGTACGTGCCGTACACCCTCAAGGCCAAGGCCGGATACACGGCCGGCGGCACACCCCGCTCGCTGGACGCCTCCAGTTCCGTACGGACCCTGCAGCCGCCGCCCACCGGCGATGTCTGGGCGAGCGACATCGACTGGACATCCGCCGAGAACGGCTGGGGACCGGTCGAGCGGGACATGTCCAACGGAGGTCAGGCAGCCAAGGACGGCACCCCGTTGACGATCGGCGGAGTGGTCCACGCCAAGGGCATCGGCAGCCACGCAGCCGCGAAGATCCGCTACTACCTCGGCGGGCGGTGCACCGGCTTCACCGCCGATGTCGGGGTGGACGACGCACAGGTATCGCGGGGCACGGTGACCTTCGAGGTCGCCGCCGACGGCAGGCAGGTGGCGGCGACCCCCGTACTGAGGGCGGCCGACCCGGCCCGCCCGCTCACCGCGGACGTCACCGGCGCCAAGTACGTCGATCTGATCGTCACCGAGGCCGGGGACGGCAACGGCAACGACCACGCCGACTGGGGCAGCGCACGCTTCCACTGCGGCAGCTGA